One genomic window of Arachis hypogaea cultivar Tifrunner chromosome 8, arahy.Tifrunner.gnm2.J5K5, whole genome shotgun sequence includes the following:
- the LOC112706056 gene encoding replication factor C subunit 3, producing MAETISPMEIDGNETLFPSSTDKGKRVFVAGNNSGNGKATPWVEKYRPQSLDDVAAHRDIISTIDRLTTENRLPHLLLYGPPGTGKTSTILAVARKLYGAQYHKMILELNASDDRGIDVVRQQIQDFASTQSLSFGAKASVKLVLLDEADAMTKDAQFALRRVIEKYTKSTRFALICNHVNKIIPALQSRCTRFRFAPLDEVHVTDRLKHVIKAEGLDVEDSGLAALVRLSNGDMRKALNILQSTHMASQQITEEAVYLCTGNPLPKDIEQISYWLLNEQFSESFKRIHEIKTRKGLALVDIVREVTMFVFKIKMPPDVRVQLINDLADIEYRLSFGCNDKLQLGSVIATFTRARSALVAAAK from the exons ATGGCGGAGACTATCTCTCCCATGGAAATCGACGGCAACGAAACCCTTTTCCCTTCAAGTACCGACAAGGGTAAGAGGGTCTTCGTCGCCGGGAACAACTCCGGTAACGGCAAGGCCACTCCGTGGGTCGAGAAGTACCGCCCTCAGTCCCTTGACGACGTCGCTGCTCACCGTGACATCATCAGTACCA TTGATAGGCTGACTACTGAGAACAGATTGCCACATCTTCTACTATATGGTCCACCTGGCACGGGCAAAACTTCGACTATTCTTGCCGTGGCACGCAAACTCTATGGTGCGCAATACCACAAAATGATTTTGGAGCTCAATGCCTCTGATGACAGAGGAATTGATGTTGTACGCCAGCAGATTCAAGATTTTGCTAGCACCCAGAGCTTATCATTTGG TGCAAAGGCCTCAGTGAAATTGGTCTTGCTAGATGAAGCAGATGCCATGACAAAGGATGCCCAATTTGCATTACGTAGAG TGATTGAGAAATATACAAAAAGTACAAGGTTTGCACTTATCTGCAATCATGTAAATAAGATTATCCCTGCACTACAATCAAGGTGCACTCGATTTCGGTTTGCCCCTCTTGATGAAGTCCATGTCACTGATAGACTGAAGCATGTTATTAAAGCTGAAGG GCTTGATGTTGAAGACAGTGGCTTAGCTGCGCTTGTTCGGCTTAGCAATGGTGATATGAGAAAGGCTTTGAATATTCTTCAG TCAACGCATATGGCTTCtcagcagataacagaagaagcTGTATACCTGTGCACTGGAAATCCATTGCCCAAAGATATTGAGCAAATATCTTATTGGCTGCTAAATGAACAATTTTCAGAGAGTTTTAAAA GAATACATGAAATCAAGACAAGGAAAGGATTGGCCCTGGTAGATATTGTGAGAGAAGTGACAAT GTTTGTCTTTAAGATTAAGATGCCTCCAGATGTCCGAGTACAGTTGATTAATGATTTGGCAGACATAGA GTACAGATTAAGTTTTGGGTGCAATGACAAGCTTCAGCTTGGTTCAGTTATCGCTACGTTTACTCGAGCCAGATCTGCACTGGTTGCTGCTGCTAAATAG
- the LOC112706057 gene encoding NAC domain-containing protein 2 has protein sequence MASELQLPPGFRFHPTDEELVLHYLCRKCTSQPIAVPIIAEIDLYKYDPWDLPGMASYGEKEWYFFSPRDRKYPNGSRPNRAAGTGYWKATGADKPIGQPKPVGIKKALVFYSGKAPKGDKTNWIMHEYRLADVDRSVRKKNSLRLDDWVLCRIYNKKGSIEKQQPSSGVSTVVNQRAESSEVEDKKPDIVPRGGGGGVLPPHPPTAQASAGGVTTDYMYFDNSDSVPKLHTDSSCSEQVVSPEFASEVQSEPKWNEWDKNLESAYNYLDATLTNGFGFPFQGNNQMSPLQDMFMNLPKPF, from the exons ATGGCATCGGAGCTTCAATTGCCGCCTGGATTTCGATTCCATCCAACAGATGAAGAACTCGTGTTGCACTATCTCTGCCGTAAATGCACTTCACAACCGATTGCTGTTCCGATCATTGCCGAGATCGACCTTTATAAATATGATCCCTGGGACCTTCCTG GTATGGCTTCTTATGGTGAGAAGGAGTGGTATTTTTTTTCACCTAGAGATAGAAAATATCCGAATGGGTCTAGACCGAATCGGGCTGCAGGAACTGGTTACTGGAAGGCAACCGGAGCCGATAAGCCTATTGGACAACCCAAACCAGTTGGGATTAAGAAAGCTTTGGTCTTTTACTCTGGAAAGGCTCCCAAAGGAGATAAGACCAATTGGATTATGCACGAATATCGTCTTGCAGACGTAGATCGTTCTGTTCGCAAAAAGAATAGCCTCAGG CTGGATGACTGGGTGCTGTGTCGCATCTACAATAAGAAAGGATCAATCGAGAAGCAACAACCGAGCAGCGGCGTCAGTACCGTCGTGAACCAGAGGGCCGAATCTTCGGAAGTCGAAGACAAGAAGCCCGATATAGTTCCACGTGGCGGCGGCGGGGGCGTACTTCCACCGCATCCTCCTACGGCTCAGGCTTCGGCAGGCGGCGTGACGACAGATTATATGTACTTCGACAACTCCGATTCAGTTCCGAAGCTTCACACGGACTCGAGTTGCTCGGAGCAGGTGGTGTCGCCGGAGTTTGCGAGCGAGGTTCAGAGCGAGCCAAAGTGGAACGAGTGGGATAAAAACCTCGAAAGTGCGTATAATTACCTCGATGCCACACTCACGAACGGTTTTGGGTTCCCGTTCCAGGGTAACAATCAGATGTCGCCGCTTCAGGATATGTTCATGAACCTTCCGAAACCGTTCTGA